A DNA window from Helianthus annuus cultivar XRQ/B chromosome 15, HanXRQr2.0-SUNRISE, whole genome shotgun sequence contains the following coding sequences:
- the LOC110914071 gene encoding uncharacterized protein LOC110914071, translating to MLTGPETRYSMIEKLVLALVHALRRLRRYFTGHVITVLTNYHLGQILSKPDVTGHLAKWAIELGGYNILNKPRPAIKGQVLADFATEVPIDKVQECEAIQNPIPVFDDRVWTLHTDRASNDDGAGAGLRLVSPDDHEFTYAIGLDFKSTNNEAEYEAFLAGLRLALKMGAKNLEAHLDSKLVAEQVYGHYDAKGEAMALYLEQARMLISQFQAFKIIHINRSENKHVDALSKLAATSFKHFAKEVRSEVLSNPSIPLKQVNIIEAGNPSWMSPIIMYLQHGKLPEGKAEARKIQNKALNYEMADGILYRKSFMSPLLRCVDKTDAQYLVREIHEGLCGIHAGPRMVVEKIMSAGYYWPGMHVDAVELLRKCAACQRHAPKTLRPKNPLVPVTSAWPFQQWGIDLVGPFPDAPGVVKVIIVAFDYFTKWVEAKALASTTAMVICKFIWDHIICRFGLPLRIILDNGTNFASEDLQKWFKEMKIEHNFASVAHPQANGLVESINKQIVDGIKARLRTARRG from the coding sequence ATGCTAACCGGCCCAGAGACGCGCTACTCAATGATAGAGAAACTGGTTCTCGCGCTAGTACATGCTTTACGAAGACTACGCCGATACTTCACTGGTCATGTTATTACAGTTCTCACTAATTATCATCTAGGCCAAATTCTGTCCAAACCCGACGTTACGGGGCATCTGGCCAAATGGGCCATTGAGCTGGGAGGATACAATATCCTAAATAAACCTCGACCGGCAATCAAAGGCCAAGTGTTAGCAGACTTCGCCACAGAAGTTCCCATAGACAAAGTACAGGAATGCGAGGCGATCCAAAACCCTATTCCAGTCTTCGACGATAGGGTTTGGACATTGCACACAGACAGAGCTTCTAACGATGACGGAGCAGGCGCAGGCCTTCGACTGGTTAGCCCAGATGATCACGAGTTTACATACGCAATAGGCTTAGACTTCAAGAgtacaaacaacgaggcagaatatgaagcgtTTCTTGCAGGCCTCCGTTTGGCACTTAAAATGGGAGCAAAAAATCTCGAAGCTCACCTCGATTCAAAGCTTGTGGCCGAGCAAGTTTATGGTCATTACGATGCAAAGGGCGAAGCCATGGCGTTATACCTGGAACAAGCACGAATGCTTATCAGCCAATTCCAAGCGTTCAAGATAATTCACATAAACAGAAGTGAAAATAAGCATGTGGATGCACTGAGTAAATTAGCTGCCACCAGCTTCAAACATTTTGCAAAGGAGGTGCGCAGCGAGGTGTTATCCAACCCATCCATTCCTCTCAAACAAGTGAACATCATCGAAGCCGGCAACCCATCCTGGATGTCTCCGATCATCATGTACTTGCAGCATGGCAAACTACCGGAAGGGAAAGCGGAAGCTAGGAAGATCCAGAACAAAGCACTGAACTACGAAATGGCAGACGGTATTTTATACCGGAAGTCATTTATGAGTCCACTCCTACGCTGTGTCGATAAAACAGATGCACAGTACTTAGTCAGAGAAATCCACGAAGGATTGTGTGGAATCCACGCCGGGCCGCGCATGGTAGTGGAAAAGATAATGAGCGCAGGCTACTATTGGCCAGGAATGCATGTGGACGCAGTGGAATTATTGCGCAAATGTGCAGCATGCCAGCGCCATGCGCCAAAAACCCTCCGCCCAAAAAATCCTCTAGTACCGGTCACCTCCGCCTGGCCTTTTCAACAGTGGGGTATAGACCTTGTCGGTCCTTTTCCTGACGCGCCAGGCGTAGTCAAAGTCATTATTGTGGCATTTGACTACTTCACTAAGTGGGTAGAAGCCAAGGCATTGGCGTCAACTACAGCGATGGTAATTTGCAAGTTTATATGGGACCATATCATCTGTCGGTTCGGGTTGCCCTTGCGCATTATTTTAGATAACGGCACAAATTTTGCTTCAGAAGACCTCCAGAAGTGGTTTAAAGAAATGAAGATCGAACACAACTTCGCTTCTGTGGCGCACCCACAAGCAAATGGGCTGGTCGAaagtataaataaacaaatagTCGATGGCATCAAAGCAAGATTGAGGACGGCGCGCAGAGGATGA